A single window of Sphaerodactylus townsendi isolate TG3544 linkage group LG03, MPM_Stown_v2.3, whole genome shotgun sequence DNA harbors:
- the INSYN2B gene encoding protein INSYN2B isoform X2, whose protein sequence is MGRKETHYLHTLNCDTMAQEGIKVRPVLLKRNSLDSVDFRRQPHHRRSKSQQVRFKDDRTDNPPLTESDLETAAAQESYTLDKVQASQPHNQVNDSLCVPSSPTGLQNIAIQTSPSLRKHFPVFKKKRITTSKSLTEMPKESEYSIQMNGNLSEQDVISPSLSYLSINRHLDDGPRAATTANQLFERVAKAQSNGPINLGSDKSAILGKATVSTQLPEYILTGSAQDHFSIYGPDTQMDLSNSVHSSTVLRQSDENCSVHTSSKKSLPCASCNCSETNVVHDSGEEKNYTELLASSDDAGTKETISSSPQLCHSSLDCSLGEHQQPIQQKTDSDHKTLSNNNQTIKSFTNSNALPSVPSRQTEVENISTNIEVPQYDNYLEGFHINAYLPETEIKPQNKDIKHINQIHLAHSELCALQNRLQSVEESLQSNQEKIKILLNVIQDMEKARALNEGRNFYHTGQDLNNCSTCQNTACIIYRTWTEVQLYHLRSHVWIFQM, encoded by the exons ATGGGTCGCAAAGAAACGCATTATCTGCATACATTAAATTGCGACACAATGGCTCAAGAAGGCATTAAAGTGCGCCCGGTGCTGCTAAAGCGGAACAGTCTGGATTCAGTGGATTTTCGGAGGCAGCCCCACCATCGCAGGAGCAAATCTCAACAAGTCCGATTCAAAGATGATAGAACAGACAATCCACCACTGACAGAATCGGATCTGGAGACGGCAGCTGCTCAAGAATCATATACATTGGATAAAGTACAAGCATCACAACCCCATAACCAAGTAAATGATTCCCTCTGTGTCCCTTCATCTCCCACAGGATTACAAAATATTGCCATACAGACTTCTCCTAGTCTCAGAAAACACTTTCcagtatttaaaaagaaaagaattactACAAGCAAGTCCTTAACTGAAATGCCAAAGGAGTCTGAATATTCCATTCAAATGAATGGCAATCTTTCTGAACAGGATGTTATCTCTCCCAGTCTCTCTTACTTAAGCATCAATAGGCATTTAGATGATGGACCAAGAGcagccacaacagccaatcaactGTTTGAAAGGGTGGCTAAAGCACAAAGCAATGGGCCTATCAATTTGGGTTCAGATAAATCTGCAATACTGGGAAAAGCAACTGTTTCTACCCAGTTGCCTGAATACATACTCACAGGTTCTGCACAAGACCATTTTTCCATTTATGGCCCAGATACACAAATGGATTTAAGCAATTCAGTTCATTCTTCTACAGTTCTGAGACAATCTGATGAAAACTGTTCAGTGCATACAAGCTCCAAAAAATCTCTCCCTTGTGCCAGCTGTAACTGTAGTGAAACTAATGTGGTTCATGATTCTGGTGAGGAAAAAAACTATACTGAGTTACTTGCCTCTAGTGATGACGCTGGTACTAAGGAAACCATTTCATCATCACCTCAGTTATGCCACAGTTCATTAGACTGCTCCCTCGGAGAACATCAGCAACCAATACAGCAGAAAACAGACTCTGACCATAAGACATTGTCTAATAATAACCAAACAATAAAGTCATTCACTAACAGCAATGCATTGCCTTCTGTTCCCTCACGTCAAACAGAAGTAGAGAACATTTCTACAAATATCGAAGTGCCACAATATGACAACTACTTAGAAGGCTTTCACATAAATGCCTATCTTCCAGAGACTgaaataaaaccacaaaacaaaGACATTAAACACATTAATCAAATCCATTTGGCACATAGTGAACTATGTGCGCTACAAAATAGGCTCCAGTCTGTTGAGGAATCCTTGCAGTCAAACCAAGAGAAGATTAAAATCCTTTTGAATGTAATTCAAGACATGGAAAAGGCCAGAGCCCTCAATGAAGG GCGGAATTTCTACCACACTGGCCAAGATCTCAACAACTGCAGCACTTGCCAGAACACTGCATGTATCATTTACAG
- the INSYN2B gene encoding protein INSYN2B isoform X3, which produces MGRKETHYLHTLNCDTMAQEGIKVRPVLLKRNSLDSVDFRRQPHHRRSKSQQVRFKDDRTDNPPLTESDLETAAAQESYTLDKVQASQPHNQVNDSLCVPSSPTGLQNIAIQTSPSLRKHFPVFKKKRITTSKSLTEMPKESEYSIQMNGNLSEQDVISPSLSYLSINRHLDDGPRAATTANQLFERVAKAQSNGPINLGSDKSAILGKATVSTQLPEYILTGSAQDHFSIYGPDTQMDLSNSVHSSTVLRQSDENCSVHTSSKKSLPCASCNCSETNVVHDSGEEKNYTELLASSDDAGTKETISSSPQLCHSSLDCSLGEHQQPIQQKTDSDHKTLSNNNQTIKSFTNSNALPSVPSRQTEVENISTNIEVPQYDNYLEGFHINAYLPETEIKPQNKDIKHINQIHLAHSELCALQNRLQSVEESLQSNQEKIKILLNVIQDMEKARALNEGRNFYHTGQDLNNCSTCQNTACIIYRYFVSMGNCMYLSQ; this is translated from the exons ATGGGTCGCAAAGAAACGCATTATCTGCATACATTAAATTGCGACACAATGGCTCAAGAAGGCATTAAAGTGCGCCCGGTGCTGCTAAAGCGGAACAGTCTGGATTCAGTGGATTTTCGGAGGCAGCCCCACCATCGCAGGAGCAAATCTCAACAAGTCCGATTCAAAGATGATAGAACAGACAATCCACCACTGACAGAATCGGATCTGGAGACGGCAGCTGCTCAAGAATCATATACATTGGATAAAGTACAAGCATCACAACCCCATAACCAAGTAAATGATTCCCTCTGTGTCCCTTCATCTCCCACAGGATTACAAAATATTGCCATACAGACTTCTCCTAGTCTCAGAAAACACTTTCcagtatttaaaaagaaaagaattactACAAGCAAGTCCTTAACTGAAATGCCAAAGGAGTCTGAATATTCCATTCAAATGAATGGCAATCTTTCTGAACAGGATGTTATCTCTCCCAGTCTCTCTTACTTAAGCATCAATAGGCATTTAGATGATGGACCAAGAGcagccacaacagccaatcaactGTTTGAAAGGGTGGCTAAAGCACAAAGCAATGGGCCTATCAATTTGGGTTCAGATAAATCTGCAATACTGGGAAAAGCAACTGTTTCTACCCAGTTGCCTGAATACATACTCACAGGTTCTGCACAAGACCATTTTTCCATTTATGGCCCAGATACACAAATGGATTTAAGCAATTCAGTTCATTCTTCTACAGTTCTGAGACAATCTGATGAAAACTGTTCAGTGCATACAAGCTCCAAAAAATCTCTCCCTTGTGCCAGCTGTAACTGTAGTGAAACTAATGTGGTTCATGATTCTGGTGAGGAAAAAAACTATACTGAGTTACTTGCCTCTAGTGATGACGCTGGTACTAAGGAAACCATTTCATCATCACCTCAGTTATGCCACAGTTCATTAGACTGCTCCCTCGGAGAACATCAGCAACCAATACAGCAGAAAACAGACTCTGACCATAAGACATTGTCTAATAATAACCAAACAATAAAGTCATTCACTAACAGCAATGCATTGCCTTCTGTTCCCTCACGTCAAACAGAAGTAGAGAACATTTCTACAAATATCGAAGTGCCACAATATGACAACTACTTAGAAGGCTTTCACATAAATGCCTATCTTCCAGAGACTgaaataaaaccacaaaacaaaGACATTAAACACATTAATCAAATCCATTTGGCACATAGTGAACTATGTGCGCTACAAAATAGGCTCCAGTCTGTTGAGGAATCCTTGCAGTCAAACCAAGAGAAGATTAAAATCCTTTTGAATGTAATTCAAGACATGGAAAAGGCCAGAGCCCTCAATGAAGG GCGGAATTTCTACCACACTGGCCAAGATCTCAACAACTGCAGCACTTGCCAGAACACTGCATGTATCATTTACAGGTACTTTGTATCAATGGGTAATTGTATGTATCTGTCTCAATAG